In the genome of bacterium, the window TTCGGTGGCCTCGAAGATGCGGTGCTCGGCGCTGTCGAGCAGTTCCTTGATGGGCATGGTGTCCGCGTAGGCGTCGCCCACCACCTGGGTGGCGGCGGTGATCAGCCGGCGGGCGGCCGATTTTTCCTTCACGATATTGGCGTAATACTCGGCGTTGGCCGCAGTGGGCACCCGTTCGATGAGGGCCGTCAGGGCCGAGACCCCGCCGATGGTGTCGAATTCGCCCATGCGCTTGAGTTCGTTGGAGAGGGTGATGATGTCGACCGGTTCCTTGCGGTCGTCGAGGGCCACGATGGCCTGGTAGAGCTTGCGGTTGGCCTCCCGGTAGAAGTCCTCGGCCTTGCAGAGGGGGATCACCAGGCGGATGGCTTCCGAGGAGAGCATCATGGCCCCGAGGACGGACTGTTCGGCCTCCAGGTCCTGGGGCGGCACGCGGAATTCGGCGTTGTTGGGCAGCGGCGAGGGCGGGTTGCTTTTACGGGCGACTTCCATTGGAACTCCAAAGTGATTTTTGCAGGCCGGGAATTTTAACTATTCCGTCCCGGATCGCAAAATCCACTTTCCCAAAAACGGAAACTATCCACATCTTGTGAATAACCGGCTCAGTTATTCACAGGACCATTCTCTTTCCCCGAAGCATTCCTGGGACTTTTCCCCAAACCCGCTTGGCCGCACCAAGGAGGTTGAAAATATTTTCAAGATGCTTTTAAAAAATGGGTCTTTCCCCCCGAGAATGCCAAAAGGTATACAGGAGTATACATCCAGGGACCTCGAAAGGGAACGGGACAGAAAGCTAAAGCTTCATCACTTCCAAGGGCAGGCTGGCGGTCACTTCGGGATGGAGCTTGATCTTGACGTCGTGGTGACCGACCAGGCGGATGGGATCGTCCAGGTGGATCTTCTTCTTGTCGATCTCCAGGCCCTTTTCCTTCAGGGCGTCGGCGATCTCGGCGGAAGTGATGGACCCGAAGAGGCGGCCCTCTTCCCCCGCCTTATGGCGGAGCGTAATGGTCGTTCCTTTGAGCTTGGCGGCCAGGGCCAGGGCTTCTTCCCTTTCCTTCAACTTTTTGCGTTCTTCGGCCTTCTTTCCTTCCTCATATTGCTTCATGGTCCCGCCGGAAGCCTCCACGGCCAGGCCGCTGGGGAAAAGGAAATTGCGGGCATAGCCCTCCTTCACCTCGAGCAACTCGCCCTTTTTGCCGATCTTGGGGACATCCGCCTTGAGAAGGACCTTCATTTTTTCCACCTTGTAAGAAAAGAATTAGCCGGACCACGGAGTGCACCGAAGCCGCAGGGAAACCATCGAGCCTTGAACAGCCTTCTAAAACCCTTCTGAACCCGGTGGTTCGACCAGGCTACGCCATGATCTCCGGTTTTCGCGATTTGATCTTGCGGAAGTCGAACCAGACGTCCAGCACGCCCAGGACCCCGACGGTCTCCAGGGGAAGCTGCACGAGGATGAGGTAGCTCAACACCCGCAGGGTCGCGGGCAGGCGCCACTTGTTGAAAAGGAAGGCCACGATGCTGAACCCGCTCAGCACGTAGATCGCCCCGAACAGGACCAACCCGTTCCCCGCCAGCAGGTCCAGCTCCCGCGAGGGTCCCGCGATCAGTTTCAGGGCCCCCGCCCCGATCAGGCCGAAGACCAGGGGTTCGGGAATGACCCAGTCCTTGAAGGGCATGGCCCGGGGGACCCTTTGGGTGAGCCTAGAGAGGACAAAGGAGACCAGGTAATAAGCGAAGAGCCCATAGACCAGACAGGCCGCCCCCAGCCAGGAAGGCAGCAGGTCGTAGAAGTACTTGTGGTACTGGTCCTTGAAGGCGGCCATTTTTTCGGCCGAGACGTTCATCTTGAGGGCCGCCTTGGTGTTGGCCTCCCAATCCTTCTCGAAATGGGCGTCGGTGAAGTAGTTCTGGATGGAAACGGCCAGGTTCTCCTTGGGATCCTCACGGCCGATGGCCAGGATCCCGCAAAGCAACAGGCCCAAGGCGCCCGCGCCCGCCAGCACCACGGACCGGGGCTGGTAACCCCGGACCAGGGCGAGGACGACCGAGATCGCGGCCATCACGAAGAGGAACCCCATGATGGCCAGCTGAAGGATCAAGGCAACGAGCGTTTCCAAGGAACGCCCCCTTCTTAGTTGTGGGCGAAGGGCAAAAGGGCGATGTTGCGGGCCCGTTTGATGGCCTGCGTCAGCTCCCGTTGGTGATTGGCGCAGGTGCCCGTCATGCGGCTGGGGACGATCTTCCCGCGTTCGCTCACGAAGGCCCGGAGCTTGTTGTAGTCCTTGTAGTCGATGGCCACCACGCGGTCCGCGCAGAAACGGCAGGACTTGCGGCGGGGACGGCGGAAACGGCCGCCCGGACCCCCTTCACGATGCGGACGGTCACCACGGGGACCGCCGTGCGAGGGTCCGCCGTGGGGGGCTCCGGTGCGCGGGGCGCCCGTGTGGGGGGCTCCGGTGGAAGCGGGACGGGATTCGGGTGTTTGTTCCATTTCATCTTCTCCTTAAGTAATTAGGTTCGTTGGGCCGCCTCGGGCGGCCGGTCAGTAATTGGGTTAAAAGGGGATGTCCTCTTCGGATCCGGAAGCCTGTCCTTGCGGGGCGCCTTCGTCCTCCGTGCCTTCATGGCTGGGTTCGGAACTGCCGCCGCCCTTGCCGCCCCGGTTCAGGAACTGCACCCGGTCGGCGACCACTTCCAGCACGGTCCTCTTCTGCTTGTCCTCGGTCTCCCAGCTCTTGCTCTGGAGACGCCCCTCGACGAAAAGCGGGTCGCCCTTTTTCAGGTACTCCCCGGCGGCTTCGGCCTGCTTGCGCCAGACCACGACGGTCACGTAGCAGACCTCTTCCTTCTTTTCTCCCGACTGGGACTGATAGACGCGGTTGATGGCCATGCGAAGGTTGGCCACCGGGGCCCCGCCGGCCGTATAGCGCAGCTCGGGGTCCTTGGTCAGCCGGCCCATCAGGAAGACTTTATTGAAATCAGGCATCGGTTCCTCCGGAGGTCAAACCTTAGGGGTTCGTTGGCGCGGGTGCGGAAGGAGCGGGCGCGGGTGCCGGGGCGGACACCGGAGCCGAAGCCGACGGAGCGGACACGGCATCGGGCGACCGATGGGGGGCGCTGGGGCCCGAGGAAGTCGCGGGCCGGGGAGCGCTGGTGCGCACCGGGCGCGGACGCGGCTTCAGGTGGCTGATGGTGTCCTTCACCACGCTGAACTTGATGACCTTTTCCATCAACCGCAGGTTACGGGTGACCTCAGCGACGGTTTCCGTGGAGATCTGGAGATGGAAGAAGATGTAATGGCCCTCGCGGTGCTTCTGCACCAGATAGGCCAGGCGGCGCTTGCCCCAATCGTCCTTCTTCAGCACCGTGCCCTTGTGGTCGGCCACGATCTGTTCGACCTTCGCCGAAACGGCGGCTTGCTCTTCGGTCGTCGAGTTGGGGTCGAGAATGTAGATGACGTCGTACTTCAAAAGATTCGACATGCTTTCCTCCTTTTGGTTTCTCCCCCGAAGGGGGAGGTAGTCCCTCCGGTCTTTCTTGGAGGGACAAGGTTCCGGTTGAAGCTTTCGCTTATGGCGGGAACGACCCTGGTTTACCAGCCATTACCCTTGTTAAAAACCCGGAAAAATGGCCGGCCCATCGATCCCTGGAAATCTCTAAACCTCCAGGATGGGCAGGGGGTGGGAAGTATAGGCCGGGGGGCCTATGGAAACAATACGAAAAACCCCAAGGATCGGGGGTCCAAGGGCCTTATTTGCCCCGTTCCAGGCGAAGGGTCTCGGGCACCGCGTCGGCCACCTGGGCCGGGCCCCAGAACTGGATGGGACCGGGGCTGGTGAACTCATCCCCCGCCGCCCATTTCTTCCGGTTGGCCGCGAAAGCCTTGAAGGGCTTGCCCTTCAGGTCCACCAGGGCCTTCTGGATGACGGGCTTGTCCTTCCCGTGACGACGTTCCATGTTCATCATCATGGTCAGGGGCACGCCCCCCGCCTTCCATTGGGAAGCTGGCTTCAGGAGATCCCGGACGCTGGAAAGGTAGCCCGTCAGGCCCGAGGCCACCAGGAAAGCGGCGGTATAGCCCAGCGAATAACAGTAATCGGCGTCGAAGTTGGAGGGGTCGGCACAGCGTCCCTCGTAGCCGAAGAAGTGGCCTTGGCCCGAGAACTTCCCATTGAACTTCCCTTCTTTCTTCCACTGCTTCAACCGCAGTTCCACGGCCTCGATGAGGAGCTTCTCGGTCTCGATCTTGGAGACCTGAACGTTCCCATGGGGGTCCCGGTCGGCCAGGAGCTGGGCCTGGATGGAGGGAGGCAAGGACTTAAAGGCCGCCTGGCTCTCCTTACCCAGACGGTCGGCGACGAATTCGATCTTCCGGGCGGCGCCTTCCAGCTTCTCGAACTCCTCGTTATGGGCCAGGAGGTCGTTCAACTCCCCAATGAGCTTCTTCATCTCCGGGATGAACTCGAGCAACCCTTCCGGCACCACCGCAATGCCATAGTTCTTCTTTTGGGCGGCCCGGTCGGCCACCACTTGGGCCACCTGGTCCGTGATCTGGGCCAAGGTCCACTTGTTCTCCGCGATCTCCTCGGAGATAAGGCAGACATTGGGGCGGACCTTCAGGGCCACCTCGAGCGCGATATGGGAAGCCGAGCGGCCCATGACCTTCATGAAGTGCCAGTATTTCTTGGCCGAGAGGCAATCGCGGCCCACGTTGCCCGCCAGTTCCGAATAGACCTTGGTGGCGGTGTCGAACCCGAAACTCACCTCGATCTGTTCGTTCTTCAGGTCCCCATCGATGGTCTTGGGGCAACCGATGACCCGGATGTCGGCCTTTTGGGCCAAGAAATATTCGGCTAGCACCGCCGCGTTGGTGTTGGAATCGTCGCCGCCAACCACGACCAGGGCCGAGACCCCGGCCGACTTCAGGTTCTTCCGCACCGCCTCGAATTGTTCCGCGCTTTCCAGTTTGGTCCGGCCTGACCCGATGATGTCGAAGCCGCCGGTGTTCCGGTAAGGAGCCAGGAACTTCTCGGTGATCTCCACTTTCTTGTTCTCGACTAGACCCGAAGGTCCGCCCAAATAGCCGATGAGCACGTTCTTCTTGTTGAGTTTCTTAAGACCGTCGAAAAGACCCGCCACCACATTATGGCCGCCGGGCGCCTGCCCCCCGGACAGCACCAGCGCCACCTTGATGGCCTGCTTGGCGGCGGCCGGAGCCTTGCCGGTCGTGAAGGTCACTTCGGGTTGGCCATAGGTCTTGGCGAAGAGCTTTTGGATGGCGGCCTGGTCGCTGATGGACCTGCTGGCCTTACCCGCCTTGGGGGAGACCTTAGAAGGATTACCGGCGAGGACCTTGGGCAGTTTGGGCTGGTAACCGGACCGGGCGGATTGCAAATTTGAAAGATGCGAGCTCATGAGGCCTCCAAGGGATGGGGAAATGAGGCCGTATTATAGGACGCTCGGATCAAAAGAAAACCCAAAGGCAAGCTGGGACAAACAGTGATTTTGCCACCGATGAACACCGATAAACTCCGATGGATCTCAGGCCAGGGTT includes:
- the rplI gene encoding 50S ribosomal protein L9; protein product: MKVLLKADVPKIGKKGELLEVKEGYARNFLFPSGLAVEASGGTMKQYEEGKKAEERKKLKEREEALALAAKLKGTTITLRHKAGEEGRLFGSITSAEIADALKEKGLEIDKKKIHLDDPIRLVGHHDVKIKLHPEVTASLPLEVMKL
- a CDS encoding DUF2232 domain-containing protein, whose protein sequence is METLVALILQLAIMGFLFVMAAISVVLALVRGYQPRSVVLAGAGALGLLLCGILAIGREDPKENLAVSIQNYFTDAHFEKDWEANTKAALKMNVSAEKMAAFKDQYHKYFYDLLPSWLGAACLVYGLFAYYLVSFVLSRLTQRVPRAMPFKDWVIPEPLVFGLIGAGALKLIAGPSRELDLLAGNGLVLFGAIYVLSGFSIVAFLFNKWRLPATLRVLSYLILVQLPLETVGVLGVLDVWFDFRKIKSRKPEIMA
- the ssb gene encoding single-stranded DNA-binding protein, whose translation is MPDFNKVFLMGRLTKDPELRYTAGGAPVANLRMAINRVYQSQSGEKKEEVCYVTVVVWRKQAEAAGEYLKKGDPLFVEGRLQSKSWETEDKQKRTVLEVVADRVQFLNRGGKGGGSSEPSHEGTEDEGAPQGQASGSEEDIPF
- the rpsF gene encoding 30S ribosomal protein S6 codes for the protein MSNLLKYDVIYILDPNSTTEEQAAVSAKVEQIVADHKGTVLKKDDWGKRRLAYLVQKHREGHYIFFHLQISTETVAEVTRNLRLMEKVIKFSVVKDTISHLKPRPRPVRTSAPRPATSSGPSAPHRSPDAVSAPSASAPVSAPAPAPAPSAPAPTNP
- a CDS encoding diphosphate--fructose-6-phosphate 1-phosphotransferase, whose product is MSSHLSNLQSARSGYQPKLPKVLAGNPSKVSPKAGKASRSISDQAAIQKLFAKTYGQPEVTFTTGKAPAAAKQAIKVALVLSGGQAPGGHNVVAGLFDGLKKLNKKNVLIGYLGGPSGLVENKKVEITEKFLAPYRNTGGFDIIGSGRTKLESAEQFEAVRKNLKSAGVSALVVVGGDDSNTNAAVLAEYFLAQKADIRVIGCPKTIDGDLKNEQIEVSFGFDTATKVYSELAGNVGRDCLSAKKYWHFMKVMGRSASHIALEVALKVRPNVCLISEEIAENKWTLAQITDQVAQVVADRAAQKKNYGIAVVPEGLLEFIPEMKKLIGELNDLLAHNEEFEKLEGAARKIEFVADRLGKESQAAFKSLPPSIQAQLLADRDPHGNVQVSKIETEKLLIEAVELRLKQWKKEGKFNGKFSGQGHFFGYEGRCADPSNFDADYCYSLGYTAAFLVASGLTGYLSSVRDLLKPASQWKAGGVPLTMMMNMERRHGKDKPVIQKALVDLKGKPFKAFAANRKKWAAGDEFTSPGPIQFWGPAQVADAVPETLRLERGK